The DNA sequence TGGCCGCCTCACCGACAACAAAGGCCGGGTGGCGAACTTCAAGAACACCATCATCATCATGACCTCGAACACGGGGGCCGACATCATTCAGCGCAATTTCAAGGAGCTGAACGAGTACAACCACGAGGAAGTGGTGGACCGCACCCGCGACGAGGTGATGGACCGCCTCAAGGAGCATATGCGCCCCGAGTTCCTGAACCGCATCGACGAAATCGTGATGTTCCAGCCCCTCAAGCGCAAGGAAATCCGCCGCATCGTGGACATCCAGTTCCGCCAGATTCAGCAGCGCCTGCAAGAAGCCGGCATCAGCCTCGAAGCCACCAGCGAGGTGCTCGACTACCTCGGCGAGCAAGGCTTCGACCCGCAGTTTGGGGCCCGGCCGCTCAAGCGCGTGCTCCAGCGCGTCATCCTCAACGAGCTGAGCAAGGAGATTCTCTCCGGCAAAGTGAGCAAGGACGCCGTGGTAGAAGCCGTGCTGGAAGATGGCGCAGTAAAGTTCGAGAACGTGGAGATGCCGGCGGTGTAGGCGTTGGTTGTATATGTTTGTGAGAAGCCCCGTCAGCATGGTGTTGAAGGGGCTTCTCTTATTTAAAACGTTAACGAAACCACAGTATGAAAATGATTTTTGCAATCCTCTTTTCAAGCATTTTACTTTCAACGACTGCTTATGCACAGGTCAATAGAGTGGTCGATGCTAAGCGCGGTTTTAAAGATTTTAAATTAGGTGACCCAAAATCAAAATGGACTGCCAATCTTGTCTTTGACAAAACGGTTGGTACTATGAAAATGTACCGTTACAATGGTCCATGTTGCCAGCAGGTATTTGATTCACAAGCAGAAAAAATACTTTTAGGATTTAGTGATGTAAGCAATAAATTAGTGGCGATATATATTTCGACACCGACTAGGCCGTACAAGTGGTTGGAAGGGTATTTGGAGTATTATGAACATGGATTTAAGGAGATGTTCGGAGAGCCGCAGCATACTGAGCATAAACCCGTACCGGGTAAAAATTTAGAATGTTGGACATATACTTGGTATGGTAGCGACTGTTCCATCGATTTACGTGCGTATTATGGCCCAACCGAGAATGGTGAAATGTACTCTGAGGTTTATGTGCTGGACAAAGCCTATGTAATGAACCAGTCAAGTAAAAAAAGTAGTTCAGGATTTTAAAAGCAGACTGAGATGAGCGAGATGCAAGGTTTTGGAAAATTGTTTGTAGAGCGGTCTGTTAAGATGCTTGATACAAATTGGAATAATTTGAAGGAACAAGATGTAGAGGTTACTACTCTAGTTAGTTGTGTCTTTTCGCTTCTGTGTCTTATTGAGTCTGGCATCGAGTTTAAGCTAGGTAGGACAGAATTAGAAAAGGATAAATTTGAAAGATTTTTTGCTGATGTACCGCTTTTTTATAAGTTCAATCCCTCTGAATTTACTGAAAATAAAATCATTACTAGTCAAGTGCATATAATAGAGAATAGTATTCTTTGTAACGATTCTCAAAATCGTGGTTTTGAAAATTTGATTAAGAAAATAAGAAACTCTTTTGCACATGGTAACATATTGCCTATAAATAAAGCAGGAAAATGGGATGCAATTCGTGCTTGGAATAGAAACAGAAATGATATAATTGATTTTATTTTTGAGGTGGGGACAGAGGAATTGTTTGGAGTATACAAGCAACTGGCCTCGATTTATAAGGAATCAGTAAAATAGTCCGCCCAATCTGGCTCGATCCCCAATCTGGCGCGAGTTTAGGCGCAGCCGTAACTCGTGACCAGCCATGAGGTGGAGGTTGTGCCTCCAGTGCCGCAACGCGGCAATGGTCAGCCGCTCGGACGGGTCGTTTTAGGACCAGTCGTTCTGTTACGAGGCACATCCTCACCAGGTGTGCTGGCACGAGTTACGCTGCGCTAAACTCGCGCCAGCTTCCGAAACACTAAGCTACCTTGGCCGCGGCAGCCACGGCGGCGGGACGCGGGGGCTGCCGTGAGCAGAAACTGAAGACACCCTCGCTACTGCCGCCGCTGGGGTGGCGGCTGGGGCGCAAGCCTATCCTGACAATATTGACTGGGCCTATTAAGCATTGATTCAAACAAAAAGTCCTGCTAGTGCTTGCTAGCGGGGCTTTTTCTTGCGCATTACCATGGCTGCCAACAGCAATAATTATTCTACCGACGTGCTGATTATCGGGGCGGGGGCTGCGGGGCTATTGGCGGCGCGGGAGCTGGCCCGGGCTGGCCGGCGCGTGTGCATCGTGGAGGCGCAGGACCGGATTGGCGGGCGCGTGCACACGCTGGGGCCCCCGGGCTTCACCCAGCCCATTGAGGCCGGGGCGGAGTTCATGCACGGGGAAGTGCCCCTCACCAGGGCCCTGCTGGCGGAAGCGGGCATGGCTTGGGAGGAAGCCGATGGCGAATCGTACCTAGTGCAGGATGGCCAGTTGCAAGCCCAGGCCAATTACTTCGCACCGCTGCCTCCGCTGCTGGAAAAACTCCAGGCGCTGACCCAAGATATACCGCTGGCTGATTTCCTGACCCGCGAGTTTCCGGGGCCCCAGCACGCGGCGCTGCGCGCCTTTGCCACCCAGTTTGCCGAAGGCTACGACGCGGCCGATGCGCAGCGCGTGAGCGCCTGGGCCATGCGCGACGAGTGGGTGGCGGGTGGGGCCCAGGGCTCGCTGCGGCCGGCGGGGGGCTACGGGCCGCTGTTGCACTGGCTGGCGGCGCAGGCGCAGGCGGCGGGGGTCCTGCTGCACCTGGCGGCGCCGGTGCGGGAAATCCGGTGGCAGCCCGGGCAAGTTGAGGCCGTAACGGCCGCCGGCGCTACTTATCGCGCCCGGCAGGTGCTGTGCACGGTGCCGTTGGGGGTGTGGCAGCAGGGCCCTCAGCAGGCTGGCTACCTGGGCTTCGTGCCAGAAGTGGCCGCGCACCGGGCCGCCGCGGCCCAGCTGGGTTTTGGCTCGGTTATCAAAATCGTGCTGGAATTCCGCACACTTTTCTGGCACGAGCGGCTGCCGGAGATGGAGTTTCTGCTCTCCGATGCGGCCGTGCCTACTTGGTGGAGCCAGCTGCCCGCTACTACGCCCCAGCTAACCGGCTGGCTGGCTGGCCCCGCCGCGCAGCGGCTCGCGGGGGCTCCTGATGAGGCGGTGCTGCAACTCGCTTTGGCGTCGCTGGCCCCCTTGCTGGCGGTGTCGCTCGAGGCTCTGCAAGGGCAGCTCTGCGCCAGCTACGTGCGGAACTGGGGCCGCGAGCCGCACACTTACGGTGCGTATTCGTACGCTACGGTGGGCGCTAGGGCGGCGCAAGCGGCCTTGGCTACGCCCGTGGCTGACACGCTGTTTTTCGCTGGCGAAGGCGCCTACAGCGGCCCGTTTGCTGGTACGGTGGAGGCTGCGCTTGTTAGTGGCCAGGACGCCGCCCGCGCGCTGCTGGCCCGGCCGGTACTAGCCGCCGCGCCCAGCCGTCCAGTTGCGTAATCGATGCGGCTATTAGGGGCCCTGGGGTTGGCGGGCTAGTTGATACCGCCGGCGCTCTGGGGCCCTATTGCAATCAAATTAGCGCCGTTTTCACTGCTTGGCAGTATGTCAAAATAGCCGGTGGCAGCGGTGTTGCATTGCTCCGCTTGCGCTGAAATGGCGCTGGCTGCGCATCGTTACCCTTTCTCCGCCGAAAGTACCAGTGAGGTAAATTGCAGGCGAATTTCCCCGTCTATCCTTTTCTGCTCCAGCGCTTCAAACACTGATTTCTTGATGGCTACCCGCGTGGCTTCGTCTGCTTGGTCCATAGCGGCCACTACGGGCGCGGCCACTTCCATCATATTTTGCCAGTATTCATTCGGCGTGGCAAAACTAACGGTGCTCACCATCTCTTTTTGGTGGACGTTTTGAAAGCCAGCTGCTTGCAATATCCCATCCAGCATGCCGGGCTGCGCGCAGCGGAACATGCCGGGGGCCCCGGGCGCCGGGGCCGGTAGGGCCATATGCGCGGTAATGGCGCCCATCATGGTGGTTATCCAGGGGTTCTGGGCCGGGGCGGCCCACACGCAGGTGGCCAGCCGGCCGCCGGGCTTCAGTACCCGGTGCATTTCCTGCGCCGCCAGCAGCATATCCGGGAAAAACATGAAACCCATCCGGCAGCTGACGGCATCGAAGCGGTGGTTATCGAAGGGCGCTTCGCATACGTCGCCCGCCACCGCTTCGTAGTTAGCAATGCCCTGCTGATTAGCATTTTCCCGGGCCACGGCCAGCATGCCCTCCGATAAGTCGAGGCCAATTACCCGGCCGTGGTTGGCCAGGCGGGCGATGGTCAGGCCGGGTTCGCCGGTGCCGGTGGCCACGTCCAGCACTTGGTCGCCGGCCGTGATGTGGAGGGCGTTAACAATCTCGTCCCCTATGGGCCGAAGAAAATTCATTGTCCAGCTGTCCCATTTTTTCCAGCCGGGGGAAAACCTGTCCCACGTTTGCTTTTGTTGGTCGCGGATTTGCTCAAGGGCAGTTTCCATTGGGGGCGGGGGTGAAGGGTGGAAAAATGTAGTTCGGGGCTTGCCATATCTCCCACGAGCTGCTCCGGGCCCCCACCGCCGGCAGGCTTGGTGAAGGAGCGGTAAATCATATATAATATAAATAAAATTTATGAATCATACATGATTTGTAGCTAGGTTCCCAACCCTGCGCAACGCTGGCGCACGGTGCAGGGAAAGCCGAGCCAGCCTTACCCGGCTAGCTACGGGCTACGGCATTTTTCCTTGCCGGGCCATCATTTTCTCGCGCGCCATTTGCTGGCTCAGCGCTTCGCGGAGGTAAGCGGCGTCGGCAAAGTGCTGGGGTTTAAGTAGGTGGCGGTATTTGGCGGGCACGGGCTGGCGGGCGTAGTAGGCCCGATCCACGGCCAGCAAATGGTGCTTGTTGAACTTGTTAGCGTGGGCCACGAAGCCCGCCACCGTGGCCGCCAGGATGGCGATGCCCAGGGGCGGCGAAATGGCTTCGCTGGCCACGTGCTGTTGCCCGTAGGCATCGGTGCTGGAAATGGGTAGCGCAAGCGAGGCTCCCACCACGTAGGGCACCAGGAACAGGTAGCCCGCCGCCCGCCGCTTGCGAAACAGCGACAGCAGGGCCCCCGTGGTGTCGGCGCCGCTGGTGGCCGTGGCTTGGTAGCGCGGCAAGTACCAGTTGTTGAGCACTAACACGGCCCCCGAGTCGGCGGGCGCAGCGGTTGGGGTGGGCCCTTGGGCCAATGCGCTGGGCGGGCCGGACTGGGCAAAGGCCGCCGGCCCGCTGAGCAACAGCAGCGCCAATAGCAAATGGAAAGGAAAACGCATGGCGGAGTTAGCTGGCGGCCTTCACCGGTACGGCTTTGTAGTTGATAATGGGCTGGTTGAAGAACCGGGGCTTGAGCTTGCGCCGCAACGAACGCGGCAGCGGCTGGCCGGCCGCGTAGGCCGTAAGGGTGCGCTCCAAGCGGCCGTTGCCGAAACGCAGCATTTTGGATAAGCCGTAGCCCAGGATGGGGGACGCGACCAGGAATACCGCGCCCACGTTGGGCCCCTCGTTCTGCACTGCGTAGCCGCTGTAGTTGCTGCTCGTCGTGTTGCTGGCCGTGGCGATGCGCACCGCCGACAGGGCCCCGGCCACCATCCACCCGGCCCCGCCGGCCTGGCGGCGACCATATAAATTGATGATGGCCTGGGCCGTGTCGTTGTGCAAATATTGGCTTCGTAAGCGCTGCTTAAGTCCCTGTGGGTCGTTTTCGAGGCCCTGCGCGGCTCCTCTAAAACCGAACAATCCAACCAATAATGCGATAAGTAAAAGTTTGTGCATTCGTATATGAAATGAGCGAAGGATAAGGGCGCAATATAGTAGGCTACTGCTCGAATAGAATGCGGGTTTGCACTTTGCCGCAGCAACTTGGCCGGCGTCCAGGGGCCCTAAGCAAGCTGGATTTGTAGTTTTGCCGCATGGGCTCCGTTTTTCAAACCTACCTGCAATTAGGCTTTCTGCATATCTGCAACCCGCGGGCTACCGACCACCTCACGTTTTTGCTGGCCCTATGCGCGCCCTATGTGCTGGCCGACTGGCGGCGGGTGCTAGCGCTGGTCACGAGCTTCACCGTGGGGCACTCGTTCACGCTGGTGCTGGCCACGCTGCGGCTCGTCACGTTTCCACCGGCCATTATTGAGGCCCTGATTCCGGTGACCATTATGGCCACGGCCGCCTTCAATCTGGCGCGGGCCGGGCGGGCGGGCGGGCCCGCCACGCCGCGCCGGGGCCCCGCGTCGCTGCTCTGGACGGCCCCCAACGCCCTGGCCGCCGCGTTTGGCCTCATCCACGGCCTCGGATTTTCCAACTACCTGCGCGAATTGCTGGGCCAGCAGAGCCGGCCGGTGCTGGAGCTGCTGGCCTTTAATGTGGGCGTAGAGCTGGGGCAGGTGCTGATTGTGAGCGTGATCCTGGCGCTGGGGGCCTTGCTGCTGCGCGGCTTCGGCGTGGCCCAGCGCGACTGGGTGCTGGCTGTGAATGGCGCGGCGCTGGGCGTGGCGGCGCTGCTGCTGCTTCAGCAGAAATACGCTTGAGGTAGGAAAAAATGCAGCGCGGTAGGGAGCTCTGCAACTTGGCGGC is a window from the Hymenobacter nivis genome containing:
- a CDS encoding HEPN family nuclease, yielding MSEMQGFGKLFVERSVKMLDTNWNNLKEQDVEVTTLVSCVFSLLCLIESGIEFKLGRTELEKDKFERFFADVPLFYKFNPSEFTENKIITSQVHIIENSILCNDSQNRGFENLIKKIRNSFAHGNILPINKAGKWDAIRAWNRNRNDIIDFIFEVGTEELFGVYKQLASIYKESVK
- a CDS encoding flavin monoamine oxidase family protein; this encodes MAANSNNYSTDVLIIGAGAAGLLAARELARAGRRVCIVEAQDRIGGRVHTLGPPGFTQPIEAGAEFMHGEVPLTRALLAEAGMAWEEADGESYLVQDGQLQAQANYFAPLPPLLEKLQALTQDIPLADFLTREFPGPQHAALRAFATQFAEGYDAADAQRVSAWAMRDEWVAGGAQGSLRPAGGYGPLLHWLAAQAQAAGVLLHLAAPVREIRWQPGQVEAVTAAGATYRARQVLCTVPLGVWQQGPQQAGYLGFVPEVAAHRAAAAQLGFGSVIKIVLEFRTLFWHERLPEMEFLLSDAAVPTWWSQLPATTPQLTGWLAGPAAQRLAGAPDEAVLQLALASLAPLLAVSLEALQGQLCASYVRNWGREPHTYGAYSYATVGARAAQAALATPVADTLFFAGEGAYSGPFAGTVEAALVSGQDAARALLARPVLAAAPSRPVA
- a CDS encoding class I SAM-dependent methyltransferase; this encodes METALEQIRDQQKQTWDRFSPGWKKWDSWTMNFLRPIGDEIVNALHITAGDQVLDVATGTGEPGLTIARLANHGRVIGLDLSEGMLAVARENANQQGIANYEAVAGDVCEAPFDNHRFDAVSCRMGFMFFPDMLLAAQEMHRVLKPGGRLATCVWAAPAQNPWITTMMGAITAHMALPAPAPGAPGMFRCAQPGMLDGILQAAGFQNVHQKEMVSTVSFATPNEYWQNMMEVAAPVVAAMDQADEATRVAIKKSVFEALEQKRIDGEIRLQFTSLVLSAEKG
- a CDS encoding HupE/UreJ family protein; this translates as MGSVFQTYLQLGFLHICNPRATDHLTFLLALCAPYVLADWRRVLALVTSFTVGHSFTLVLATLRLVTFPPAIIEALIPVTIMATAAFNLARAGRAGGPATPRRGPASLLWTAPNALAAAFGLIHGLGFSNYLRELLGQQSRPVLELLAFNVGVELGQVLIVSVILALGALLLRGFGVAQRDWVLAVNGAALGVAALLLLQQKYA